One genomic segment of Prochlorococcus marinus str. MIT 0919 includes these proteins:
- a CDS encoding nucleoside deaminase: MQIAKPIELEETKTRSWMTRLLKRASALGDEGEVPVAAVILNERGHCIGHGKNTRNENRDPLGHAELVALRQASLLKDDWRFNECTLICTLEPCQMCAAALIQARMGKVIFAAEDKKRGGLGGSIDLSKLKSSHHKMEIERGVLQFEAEILLSSWFKAQREKKRISRLKFGYF; the protein is encoded by the coding sequence ATGCAAATAGCAAAACCTATCGAGCTTGAAGAAACAAAAACAAGATCCTGGATGACTAGACTGCTGAAGAGGGCAAGTGCATTAGGAGACGAAGGTGAAGTTCCTGTAGCAGCAGTAATTCTGAACGAAAGAGGGCATTGTATTGGACATGGAAAAAATACAAGAAATGAAAATCGTGACCCATTAGGTCATGCTGAGTTAGTGGCTCTTCGTCAGGCTTCCTTATTAAAAGATGATTGGAGGTTTAATGAATGCACATTAATTTGCACTCTTGAACCATGCCAAATGTGTGCAGCGGCACTCATACAGGCAAGGATGGGTAAAGTTATTTTCGCGGCTGAAGATAAAAAGAGAGGTGGGTTAGGAGGAAGTATTGACCTATCAAAACTGAAGAGTTCTCACCACAAAATGGAAATTGAAAGAGGGGTACTTCAATTTGAAGCCGAAATACTTTTAAGTTCTTGGTTTAAGGCACAGCGTGAAAAAAAACGGATATCACGCCTTAAATTTGGGTATTTCTGA
- a CDS encoding pyridoxal-phosphate-dependent aminotransferase family protein: MTTTKAIPSVDKSHRLPVHKIIVPERLLLGPGPSNSNPEVLKAISNQPVGHLDPYYVSLMAEVQELLRYAWQTKNRLTLPMSGTGSAAMEATIANVIEPGDQVLIGVKGYFGNRLSDMASRYRAKVDTIEKNWGEAFSLEEIEAALLKYKPSLFALVHAETSTGVCQPMEGIGELCRSHNCLLLLDTVTSLGGVPLFLDDWKVDLAYSCSQKGLSCPPGLGPFTMNERAEEKLNNRSDKVPNWYLDVSLLNKYWGSDRVYHHTAPVNMNFGMREALRLLMEEGLENTWERHRENAENLWHGLEEIGLHPHVKEELRLPTLTTVRIPEGVDGKAFATHLLNNFGIEIGGGLGTLAGKVWRIGLMGYNSTSTNVEKILDIFKSEIPKFKA, from the coding sequence TTGACGACTACAAAAGCCATCCCCTCAGTTGATAAATCTCACAGATTACCTGTGCACAAAATTATTGTTCCTGAAAGGCTTCTGCTCGGCCCAGGCCCTTCAAACTCAAACCCTGAAGTCTTAAAAGCAATCTCAAATCAACCTGTAGGCCATTTAGATCCTTACTATGTAAGTCTTATGGCGGAAGTTCAGGAGTTATTGAGATATGCCTGGCAAACAAAAAACAGGTTAACCCTTCCTATGAGTGGGACAGGAAGTGCTGCAATGGAGGCAACCATTGCGAATGTAATTGAGCCAGGTGACCAAGTTTTAATTGGTGTTAAAGGCTATTTTGGTAACAGGCTTTCAGATATGGCAAGCAGATACCGAGCAAAAGTCGACACCATAGAAAAAAACTGGGGAGAAGCTTTCTCTCTAGAAGAAATAGAAGCTGCTCTTTTAAAATATAAACCTTCTTTATTTGCTTTAGTTCATGCTGAAACTTCAACAGGTGTTTGTCAGCCTATGGAAGGGATAGGTGAACTTTGCAGAAGTCATAATTGCTTGCTTCTTTTAGATACTGTTACTTCTCTTGGTGGTGTACCTCTGTTCTTAGATGATTGGAAGGTTGACCTTGCATATAGCTGTAGCCAAAAGGGATTAAGTTGCCCCCCTGGCTTGGGTCCTTTCACTATGAATGAAAGAGCTGAGGAGAAATTAAATAACAGATCAGATAAAGTACCAAATTGGTATTTAGATGTTTCTTTATTAAATAAATACTGGGGTAGTGACAGGGTTTATCACCATACGGCCCCTGTAAATATGAATTTTGGGATGAGAGAAGCTCTTCGTTTGCTGATGGAGGAAGGTTTAGAAAATACATGGGAAAGGCACAGAGAGAATGCAGAAAATCTCTGGCATGGTTTGGAAGAAATCGGTTTACATCCCCATGTAAAAGAGGAATTACGTTTGCCGACCCTAACAACAGTTCGAATTCCAGAAGGCGTTGATGGCAAAGCATTTGCTACTCACTTGTTAAATAATTTTGGCATTGAAATAGGAGGAGGGCTTGGAACACTTGCAGGTAAAGTTTGGAGAATCGGTTTGATGGGATATAACTCTACGAGTACCAATGTTGAGAAAATATTAGATATTTTCAAATCAGAAATACCCAAATTTAAGGCGTGA